GCCGTTTCAGGTGACCTGTACAGATAAAGTTGCCTTGTTCCAAGAACAAGAAAACGTTAAAAATGGCGGTCCCTACTCACAATACTGAGACCGCCCATGCCGATTTCCCCGCCAGAAACCATTCCCGCCGATGCCGCGAAACGCCGGGCGATCAAGCCCGTCATCTGTTACCCGGTGCAAACTCTACCGGCCTATGATGCCGCATTCTACGAAAATGCCCGTGCAGGAATGTCGTTGATCGATACGGTAATCGTTCCACCAAGGGACGCCCGCTGTTTTACAGTACCCGCCGGTCATTTCTTCAGAATAGCCTATCAAGATGGTCCGCAGGTTGGGGATCTCAATCTTTGGAACAGCAAAGACCTTACCGAAAAATTCTTCAGCGGAAAAACCCGCGCCCTGCATGCGACCCATGTCACCACAGGCGACCGCCTTTGGAGCAATCTTCCAAGTTTGAGACCCCTTGCAACCATTACCCACGACACCCTCGCATGGTATGGCTGGGATGAATATGGGGGCGGCGTGCATGATGTGATTGGCACCCGATGTGACCCTTACACCAATTATCTATTGTCGGGTGAAGACTACCATTATTGCTGTCATTCCAATCTGACACGGGCACTGGCAGAGGAAAAAAATCTTAGCCTGAAAGACGCGGAGCAATATGTGCACGATGTCTTGAACGTGTTTATGTGCACAGGTTTCACAAAGGACACCCATCAGTATTTCATGAAAGCCAGCCCAGTTCGAGCAGGCGATTTTCTCGAGTTTTTCGCAGAAATCGACCTTCTGGGGGCCCTTTCCACATGTCCGGGCGGCGATTGCGGAAGCAGCCATTCCAGCGAAGATGCCGCCTGTTATCCTTTGCGCATTGAGATCTATAAGCCCAAGGACGCCTCCCTGGCTGGCTGGGAACCTGCCAAGCAATCCGGTTACGACCAAAGTCACGGTGCCTGACGGCTCACAGCAAAGGCAATCAGAAGGCCGGTCATTCATTCCGGCCTTTCCTTTTTGGCACAGGTCTTAGGCCAATGTTGAAAGTTAATCGCCCCATGCGTAAATAGTCAGTCTATCCATTGTTGCAAGCGGCCTGACGCACAGTGCAGATCGGCTGCCCGCCGCGGCCTGGCGTATCCAGCGCATAGTAAGTGCGCCAGTAGACAACCGAAGACAATATATCAAGCGACTGTCTAAATGATCAAAAACAGGATATTGCCAACCAGAACATCCTCGGCATTCTTTCGTTTCTCATACTGAAAGGCTCATAAATGGATAGACATCAGACTTTCACCATTTTGCACCCACCAATTCTTTCCATTCCATATCAATGCCGACAATCAGTGTTCCCCTCCCTTCATTTAAGGACAACACCGCATGTGGAGAGGATATCTTTCGGCTATAAGGTGGCGGCGATGTATCGTCAAAGTGATAGATCGGTTGTTTTCCGTATTGATGAAAATATTCAGCATCAAATAACGCTCGATATTTATCGTAATAGTCCTGCTTCAACGTCGAAACTGTTTGGCCGTCAGGTAAATTTCGTCCGGGAATAAACGTAACCCTCTTGCTGAGCCAATAGACCTTGTCATTCAGAATGCGAACTGACAGCTTTTCATACCCTTGTTTCCTCGCTCCTTTAATGGTGGTGCCGAATTTGGCACTAAAGCATGGTTTTTGTACGCTCTTTCCGGGCTCGGCACATTTTCCAAGTTTGTACCCTTTGGATTGCAGGGCTGCGACGGCATTTTCATGGGTCATTCCAAGGCCTACGCCATCGACAATCGCATTCACGACGCCACTGGAACCATCGCTCGACGTTTTCTGCACATTTTTCTTGGCACTGGCCTGCGCCACGTTGTTCTCAGATCGTTCAGATGTTGCTTGGCTTGTTGTAGCGTGAGTAACACTTGCATCACTTGCGCCCGCATATTTGGCCACTCTCACGTCAATACCGGTAGATATTGGTTTTGTTTTTCCCGCCAAATCTTCCCAGAAAGCAGCATGAAGTGATTGTGGAGCGATTACCAATAAACATAGTAAAGCAACATAAACATATGAATGTATACGCATGACACCCCCCTGAATTGTGAGATTTCAAGCAACACTCTATTTCAACTACCCGAAAAAACAACACGAAATTCTAATATTCAATTCGCCTGATGAAGCAACCACGTTCTCTTTATTTTACAGTGGATCAGCGCGATAGCCGACGCGGAGAATGGCCAAAATAAGAAACTAAAAAGATAAACAAAACCCGCCCCTTATTTCTCAACAAAATATACCGGCTCATAGCAGCAAGCCGGTATTTCATTTACATCCGTCGTTCCAGCAAACGCGCGCTCGAGAAAAATAACCTCTCTGTTTGGCACACGTTCCTTCCATAGAGACGTCTCAATTAGCGCATTTCATATCGGTGGTTTATGATTGCAGAACGGCGCGGATTTTATCAGCCTGGGCCTTGATTTTGGCCATATCGCCCATAACGCCGGGTGGGCGGGTCTTGATACCCTCATGACGCGGCAATACATGAAAATGTAAATGAAACACTTCCTGCCCACCGGCAGCCTCGTTGAATTGCTGAAGTGTCACGCCATCCGCGTCAAACGCTTGCATGACAGCCTTACCCAACTTCTGAACTGTTTCCATACA
This region of Sneathiella aquimaris genomic DNA includes:
- a CDS encoding urea carboxylase-associated family protein, whose amino-acid sequence is MPISPPETIPADAAKRRAIKPVICYPVQTLPAYDAAFYENARAGMSLIDTVIVPPRDARCFTVPAGHFFRIAYQDGPQVGDLNLWNSKDLTEKFFSGKTRALHATHVTTGDRLWSNLPSLRPLATITHDTLAWYGWDEYGGGVHDVIGTRCDPYTNYLLSGEDYHYCCHSNLTRALAEEKNLSLKDAEQYVHDVLNVFMCTGFTKDTHQYFMKASPVRAGDFLEFFAEIDLLGALSTCPGGDCGSSHSSEDAACYPLRIEIYKPKDASLAGWEPAKQSGYDQSHGA
- a CDS encoding HIT family protein, with product MQYDNDNIFAKILRKEIPSECVYEDDHTYAFMDIMPRADGHLLVIPKGPVRNILDASPEQLAQCMETVQKLGKAVMQAFDADGVTLQQFNEAAGGQEVFHLHFHVLPRHEGIKTRPPGVMGDMAKIKAQADKIRAVLQS